A single genomic interval of Mangifera indica cultivar Alphonso unplaced genomic scaffold, CATAS_Mindica_2.1 Un_0010, whole genome shotgun sequence harbors:
- the LOC123205624 gene encoding LOW QUALITY PROTEIN: G-type lectin S-receptor-like serine/threonine-protein kinase RLK1 (The sequence of the model RefSeq protein was modified relative to this genomic sequence to represent the inferred CDS: substituted 1 base at 1 genomic stop codon), translating into MMSFNLLSVLSLLLLPCLATAQNNGTVSVGQYITAADNSQPWFSPSRDFAFGFHKLDNKDLFLPAIWYYKIPSKTIVWYASADNPAPRGSRLQLTADRGLVLDGPDGQELWKSGITMSAAAFGFLYDTGNFVVADANSEKLWQSFDDPADTLLPSQIMERGGVVSSKRSETDFSRGRFQFRLLQDGNAVLNTINLPSGFAYDAYFWSNTFDQNRSNAGLQVVFNESGYLYVVRENNQRVFLTPGTIVSSKENYHRATLNFDGSFVLYTHPRNTNGNNGIWSVIRTMPDNICVNNDIRKGLGSGICGHNSICTLNSLRRPNCTCPKGFSLVDPDDPYGNCKPDFIQGCEEDEGKSEEDLYHIEELKSTDWPTSDFEQLKPSSREDCESSCLKDCLCSASVFRLDTCWKKKLPLSYGKMDPADNGTAFIKIRKGEGNGKKKRDIFVLVGSVLLGSSVFINLILVAASCLGLLIVNQKKLTRTHPPEVVSHMNLRCFTYKELVXATRGFKEELGRGAFGTVYKGFMDIVPNNLVAVKKLDRVFHDSEKEFKAEVNVIGQTHHKNLVQLLGFCDEGENRLIVYEFLSNGTLASFLFGDYKPNWELRTNIAMGIAKGLLYLHEECCTQIIHCDIKPQNILLDDNYNARISDFGLAKLLTLNQSHTSTAIRGTRGYVAPEWFRNTPVTVKVDVYSFGVLLLEIICLRRCVEKEVSTVDKAILTDWAYDCYQERRLDILVEDDPDAIDEMNKLQRFVMVAIWCIQEDPSLRPTMRKVIQMLEGVVEVPFPPCPWPFNITS; encoded by the coding sequence ATGATGTCTTTTAACCTACTTTCTGTTCTTTCCTTGCTTCTGCTTCCATGTTTAGCGACTGCACAAAACAACGGAACTGTGAGTGTAGGTCAATACATTACTGCAGCTGATAATTCACAACCATGGTTTTCTCCTTCCAGGGACTTTGCTTTTGGTTTTCACAAACTTGACAATAAGGATCTCTTCTTGCCTGCCATATGGTATTACAAGATTCCAAGCAAAACCATAGTTTGGTATGCTTCAGCTGATAATCCTGCACCAAGAGGATCAAGATTACAGCTAACCGCTGACCGCGGATTGGTGCTTGATGGCCCTGATGGCCAGGAGCTATGGAAATCTGGTATCACTATGAGTGCAGCTGCTTTTGGTTTTCTTTATGATACAGGCAACTTTGTGGTGGCAGATGCAAATTCTGAAAAGTTATGGCAGAGTTTTGATGATCCTGCTGATACTTTGCTCCCTTCACAGATAATGGAAAGGGGTGGAGTAGTTTCTTCCAAACGATCGGAGACTGATTTCTCTCGAGGAAGGTTCCAATTTCGTCTGCTCCAGGATGGAAATGCTGTGCTTAATACCATAAACCTGCCTAGTGGGTTTGCATATGATGCCTATTTTTGGAGCAATACATTTGATCAAAACAGATCAAATGCTGGTCTCCAAGTAGTGTTTAATGAATCGGGCTACTTGTATGTTGTGAGGGAAAACAATCAAAGAGTTTTTCTCACACCAGGAACAATAGTCTCTTCCAAAGAAAATTATCACAGAGCAACTCTCAATTTTGATGGTTCTTTTGTGCTTTATACCCACCCCAGGAATACCAACGGAAATAATGGTATCTGGTCTGTTATTCGCACTATGCCTGATAATATCTGTGTAAACAACGATATTCGTAAAGGATTAGGCAGTGGAATTTGTGGGCATAACAGCATCTGCACTCTCAATTCTTTGCGAAGGCCAAACTGCACATGCCCGAAGGGGTTTTCTTTAGTTGATCCAGATGATCCATACGGAAACTGCAAACCGGATTTCATCCAAGGCTGTGAAGAAGATGAGGGGAAATCTGAAGAAGATCTATACCACATTGAAGAGCTAAAAAGTACCGATTGGCCTACATCTGATTTTGAGCAGCTTAAACCTTCTAGTAGAGAGGATTGTGAATCATCTTGCTTAAAGGACTGCCTGTGTTCTGCATCTGTGTTTAGACTTGATACCTGTTGGAAGAAGAAATTACCACTCTCTTATGGGAAAATGGACCCTGCTGATAATGGGACAGCTTTCATCAAAATTAGGAAAGGCGAAGggaatggaaaaaagaaaagggatatATTCGTCCTGGTGGGATCTGTACTTTTAGGCAGCTCTGTGTTTATCAACTTGATTTTAGTTGCTGCTAGTTGCCTTGGCCTTCTAATTGTTAATCAGAAAAAACTCACGAGGACTCATCCGCCTGAAGTTGTTTCACATATGAATCTGCGTTGCTTTACCTATAAGGAGCTTGTATAGGCCACACGAGGATTCAAGGAAGAATTAGGAAGGGGGGCCTTTGGTACTGTTTACAAAGGGTTCATGGATATTGTTCCTAATAATCTTGTTGCAGTGAAGAAGTTGGATAGAGTATTTCATGATTCTGAGAAAGAATTCAAAGCTGAAGTGAATGTAATTGGGCAGACACATCACAAGAATCTGGTTCAACTTCTTGGATTCTGTGACGAGGGAGAAAATCGGTTAATAGTATATGAGTTCTTGAGTAATGGCACATTGGCCAGCTTCCTCTTCGGAGACTATAAACCAAATTGGGAACTGAGAACCAATATTGCCATGGGGATTGCCAAAGGCCTATTGTATCTCCATGAGGAATGTTGCACCCAGATCATCCATTGTGATATAAAGCCTCAAAACATACTTCTTGATGATAATTACAATGCTCGGATATCTGATTTTGGATTAGCAAAACTTTTGACATTGAATCAAAGCCATACTAGTACTGCCATCAGAGGAACCAGAGGGTATGTTGCACCTGAATGGTTCAGGAACACACCAGTCACTGTAAAAGttgatgtttatagttttggagtgCTGCTTCTAGAGATCATTTGCCTTCGAAGATGCGTCGAAAAGGAAGTGAGCACAGTTGATAAAGCAATTCTAACTGATTGGGCTTATGACTGTTATCAGGAAAGACGATTGGATATTCTCGTTGAAGATGATCCTGATGCCATTGATGAGATGAATAAGCTGCAGAGGTTTGTGATGGTTGCCATTTGGTGCATCCAAGAAGATCCCTCTCTTCGCCCTACAATGAGGAAGGTTATACAGATGCTTGAAGGAGTTGTTGAAGTACCTTTTCCACCATGTCCATGGCCATTCAACATCACAAGCTAA